Proteins from one Setaria italica strain Yugu1 chromosome V, Setaria_italica_v2.0, whole genome shotgun sequence genomic window:
- the LOC101781095 gene encoding endoglucanase 3 gives MARLRCLFVLALLVVQLPGDAMAGRGHHGPAAHDYRDALAKSILFFEGQRSGKLPPSQRQSWRRDSGLSDGASAKVDLVGGYHDAGDNVKFGFPMAFSMTMLAWSVVEFGGLMKGELQHAREAVRWGADYLLKATAHPDTIYVQVGDATKDHACWERPEDMDTPRTVYKVDPGTPGSDVAAETAAALAASSLVFRKSDPAYASRLLARAKRVFEFADKHRGSYSTGLAADVCPYYCSYSGYQDELLWGAAWLHRATKSPSYLSYIQVNGQVLGADESDNTFGWDNKHAGARILISKSFLVQRLGSLHEYKGHADTFICSMVPGTPTDQTQYTRGGLLFKLSDSNMQYVTSSAFLLLTYAKYLAFGKQTVRCGGAVVTPQRLRAIARRQVDYLLGSNPMGMSYMVGYGARYPRRIHHRASSLPSVAAHPGRIGCSQGFTALYAGGANPNVLVGAVVGGPDLQDKFPDQRNDHEHSEPATYINAPLVGALAYLAHSYGQL, from the exons ATGGCTCGCCTCCGCTGCCTGTTCGTGCTCGCCCTCCTCGTCGTGCAGCTGCCCGGCGACGccatggccgggcgcgggcACCACGGCCCCGCCGCGCACGACTACAGGGACGCGCTCGCCAAGTCCATCCTCTTCTTCGAGGGCCAGCGGTCGGGCAAGCTGCCGCCGTCGCAGCGCCAGTCCTGGCGCAGGGACTCGGGCCTCTCCGACGGCGCCTCCGCCAAG GTGGACCTTGTGGGCGGGTACCACGACGCCGGGGACAACGTCAAGTTCGGGTTCCCGATGGCGTTCAGCATGACGATGCTGGCGTGGAGCGTGGTGGAGTTCGGCGGGCTCATGAAGGGCGAGCTGCAGCACGCCAGGGAGGCCGTCCGCTGGGGCGCCGACTACCTGCTCAAGGCCACGGCGCACCCGGACACCATCTACGTCCAG GTTGGCGACGCGACCAAGGACCACGCGTGCTGGGAGCGGCCGGAGGACATGGACACCCCCCGCACCGTGTACAAGGTGGACCCCGGCACCCCCGGCTCCGACGTCGCCGCCGAgacggccgccgcgctcgccgcctcctccctcgtCTTCCGCAAGTCCGACCCGGCCTACGCCAGCCGCCTCCTCGCCAGGGCCAAGAGG GTGTTCGAGTTCGCGGACAAGCACCGGGGCTCCTACAGCACGGGGCTCGCGGCGGACGTGTGCCCCTACTACTGCTCCTACTCCGGGTACCAGGACGAGCTCCTGTGGGGCGCGGCGTGGCTGCACCGCGCCACCAAGAGCCCGTCCTACCTGAGCTACATCCAGGTGAACGGCCAGGTCCTGGGCGCCGACGAGTCGGACAACACCTTCGGCTGGGACAACAAGCACGCCGGCGCGCGCATCCTCATCTCCAAGTCCTTCCTGGTGCAGCGCCTGGGCTCCCTCCACGAGTACAAGGGCCACGCCGACACCTTCATCTGCTCCATGGTTCCCGGAACACCCACCGACCAGACCCAGTACACCCGCGGCGGCCTGCTCTTCAAGCTCAGCGACAGCAACATGCAGTACGTCACCTCCAGCGcgttcctcctcctcacctACGCCAAGTACCTCGCCTTCGGGAAGCAGACGgtgcgctgcggcggcgccgtcgtgaCGCCGCAGCGGCTGCGAGCCATCGCGAGGCGGCAGGTGGACTACCTGCTGGGGAGCAACCCGATGGGGATGTCGTACATGGTCGGGTACGGGGCGAGGTACCCGCGGCGGATCCACCACCGCGCGTCGTCGCTGCCGTCGGTGGCGGCGCACCCGGGCAGGATCGGGTGCTCGCAGGGGTTCACCGCGCTGTACGCCGGCGGGGCCAACCCGAACGtgctcgtcggcgccgtcgtGGGGGGACCCGACCTCCAGGACAAGTTCCCCGACCAGCGCAACGACCACGAGCACTCGGAGCCGGCCACCTACATCAACGCGCCGCTCGTCGGCGCACTCGCCTACCTCGCGCACTCCTACGGCCAGCTCTAG